From Jeotgalibaca dankookensis, one genomic window encodes:
- a CDS encoding MFS transporter, with product MSQTNKATPRVVDGATYVSDKYWWKTVALFFIGWVLMYADRTILNPIMPQIAEEFNLSNTQLGLVSSVFFLTYAITQIPFGVIGDKYGRKLVIAIGFVFMGIATFFSGILSGFGMFMIFRALTGMGQGSYYGPQYALSTEAIPTKHLTLGNAIINSGMALGTSGGYLISSKLVLENGEHWTLPFKIMAIPTVIVGFLFFFLLKEKVVRPEDQNVSTENDHIVSESIKKVSVASIFRNRNLVLTFIMCFCSIYGFYVVLTWLPQFLQVERGFEGTRVGFISSLVPWASIPGALIFAFLSDKVKRTKLFIFILVPVAAISIFAIAFVTSQTLLIIALIAYGLTGKLAIDPILVAFVSKNAPKGSLSTALSAYNFIGMSSSILAPFLTGFISDQFGSMQLGFYLAAALLLFGMIVFSFVREDEVVAFK from the coding sequence ATGAGCCAAACAAATAAAGCAACCCCACGAGTCGTTGATGGTGCGACTTATGTATCGGATAAATATTGGTGGAAAACAGTCGCTTTGTTTTTTATCGGTTGGGTGTTAATGTATGCGGATCGAACCATTTTAAACCCGATTATGCCGCAAATTGCAGAAGAGTTTAATTTGAGTAATACGCAACTGGGTTTAGTGAGCAGTGTCTTCTTCTTAACATACGCCATTACACAAATTCCTTTTGGTGTCATTGGTGACAAATATGGTAGAAAACTGGTTATTGCGATTGGATTCGTTTTTATGGGTATCGCAACATTCTTTAGTGGTATTCTTTCAGGATTTGGTATGTTCATGATCTTCAGAGCTCTGACTGGGATGGGTCAAGGATCCTATTATGGTCCGCAGTATGCCCTGTCAACGGAAGCCATTCCAACGAAACATTTAACGCTGGGAAATGCTATTATAAATAGCGGGATGGCATTGGGAACTTCTGGTGGGTATTTGATTTCCAGTAAATTAGTCTTAGAAAATGGTGAACATTGGACGCTTCCTTTTAAAATTATGGCGATCCCTACCGTCATCGTTGGATTCTTATTCTTTTTCCTATTAAAAGAAAAAGTCGTACGTCCAGAGGATCAAAATGTTTCTACTGAAAATGATCACATCGTTTCTGAATCCATTAAAAAAGTATCTGTGGCTTCTATTTTTAGAAATCGAAATTTAGTTCTAACCTTTATCATGTGTTTTTGTTCCATCTACGGCTTTTATGTTGTTTTAACATGGTTACCACAATTCTTACAAGTAGAGCGTGGATTTGAAGGTACTCGGGTTGGTTTTATCTCCTCTCTCGTACCATGGGCTTCCATCCCTGGAGCATTAATATTCGCTTTCCTGTCCGATAAAGTGAAACGGACAAAATTATTTATTTTTATTTTAGTTCCTGTTGCGGCAATCTCTATTTTTGCGATTGCGTTTGTAACAAGCCAAACCTTATTAATTATTGCATTAATTGCCTACGGCTTAACTGGGAAATTGGCAATAGACCCCATACTCGTGGCATTCGTTTCTAAAAATGCACCAAAAGGTTCTTTATCGACTGCCTTAAGTGCGTATAATTTTATAGGCATGTCGAGTTCAATTTTAGCGCCATTCCTAACCGGATTTATTTCAGATCAATTCGGATCTATGCAGCTCGGCTTTTATTTAGCCGCGGCACTCTTACTATTTGGGATGATCGTTTTCAGCTTTGTTAGAGAAGACGAAGTCGTTGCTTTTAAATAG
- a CDS encoding linear amide C-N hydrolase, which produces MCTTIGFSHNNGQVFGRTLELGVVLDNKVLFVPKGYQIVETDTQIYESTYNTLGSGFFEIISFGDGINEAGLMGSNNFFPGYASFSKEKVTGMINTTTSHAFDFLLTRCKSIEEVRKEAKKINLVEKILDQESSANHFFFMDTDGNKLVLEPKNGKLIAYDNPYGVLTNAPNFPWHQTNLKNFINLKPENTKEAYINGTKITQFGEGTEMLSLPGDFTPPSRFVRAAYYVSNTDKNLDRHAAILQGFRILSQFDIPEGAIIDPIEKHKDETLYTSIFDTEKSSYHVKCHTNINIQSFYLEDFKNDTQVKFIELAKTMDI; this is translated from the coding sequence TCTCATAACAATGGTCAGGTTTTTGGTCGGACTTTGGAACTAGGAGTGGTGTTGGACAATAAGGTCCTTTTTGTTCCTAAAGGCTATCAAATCGTTGAAACCGATACTCAAATCTACGAATCGACATACAATACGCTAGGATCTGGTTTTTTTGAAATCATTTCTTTCGGAGATGGTATTAACGAGGCGGGATTAATGGGTTCTAATAATTTCTTTCCCGGCTACGCAAGTTTTTCAAAAGAAAAAGTAACGGGTATGATAAATACAACAACTTCCCATGCTTTTGACTTTCTCCTAACCAGATGCAAAAGTATCGAAGAAGTTAGAAAAGAAGCAAAAAAAATAAACTTAGTTGAAAAAATTCTCGACCAAGAGTCTTCAGCCAACCATTTCTTTTTTATGGATACGGACGGTAATAAACTTGTTTTAGAACCAAAAAACGGAAAACTAATTGCTTATGACAACCCTTATGGTGTTTTAACAAATGCGCCGAATTTTCCATGGCATCAAACAAATCTGAAGAATTTTATTAATTTGAAACCAGAAAATACAAAAGAAGCGTATATAAATGGAACGAAAATCACACAATTTGGTGAAGGAACGGAGATGCTGAGCTTGCCTGGCGATTTTACACCTCCTTCGAGATTTGTACGTGCTGCCTACTATGTTTCAAATACGGATAAAAACTTAGACCGTCATGCCGCAATTCTTCAAGGTTTTCGCATTTTATCACAATTTGATATTCCAGAAGGAGCTATCATTGACCCAATTGAAAAGCATAAAGATGAAACCCTTTATACCTCTATATTTGACACAGAAAAAAGCTCATACCATGTGAAGTGCCATACCAATATTAATATCCAAAGTTTTTATTTGGAAGACTTTAAAAATGATACACAAGTAAAGTTTATCGAATTAGCCAAGACTATGGATATATAG